A single region of the Streptomyces vilmorinianum genome encodes:
- a CDS encoding DUF2079 domain-containing protein has translation MLDVRSGAAAETSAPEAGAGPPEGGLSEAPLRPYALVAGVLCALYFLYSWVQYEQFRTPSWDLGIFNQSVRAYAEFRAPVVDIKGPGFLILGDHFSPVTALLAPLYWIWSSPLALLFAQAALFAASAAVVGRTAQQVLGSRAAGLGLTVAYGLSWGLQEAVKSDFHEIAFAVPLLALTCRALLLGRWTAAVAWSSPLVLVKEDMGLTVAMVGAVLFVRGQKRLGAALAAFGAAFFALTVLVLIPAASRVGQYDYWAKIEKSSEGADVSLVDAVLTSLGSGVKWEMLFFLVGITGFLALRSPLMLLVLPTLGWRFLSQDPNHWGMIWHYSAILMPVVFLALVDAVRTVRTSPRPWLVSYGKVVVPVVTAVAIVIALDLPLRELLRSETYRTDARTLEARKAVDAVPEGASVETNVTLMAHLTADHKVYWVGGAKGVSPDYLALDLGSGWSQPVTDPVGLASQLHPEARYAVSFQAGQFVVLKRT, from the coding sequence GTGTTGGATGTGCGGAGCGGGGCTGCGGCGGAGACCTCTGCCCCCGAGGCCGGTGCCGGGCCGCCGGAGGGCGGTCTCTCCGAGGCGCCCCTACGCCCGTACGCGCTCGTGGCGGGCGTGCTGTGCGCCCTCTACTTCCTCTACTCCTGGGTGCAGTACGAGCAGTTCCGTACGCCCTCCTGGGACCTCGGGATCTTCAACCAGTCCGTCCGGGCCTACGCCGAGTTCCGGGCGCCCGTCGTCGACATCAAGGGCCCCGGCTTTCTCATACTCGGGGACCACTTCAGTCCGGTGACCGCGCTTCTCGCGCCCCTGTACTGGATCTGGTCCTCCCCGCTCGCCCTCCTCTTCGCGCAGGCCGCGCTCTTCGCCGCCTCCGCCGCCGTCGTCGGGCGCACCGCCCAGCAGGTGCTCGGCAGCCGCGCCGCCGGCCTCGGCCTCACCGTCGCGTACGGCCTGTCCTGGGGCCTCCAGGAAGCGGTCAAGTCCGACTTCCACGAGATCGCCTTCGCCGTCCCGCTGCTCGCCCTGACCTGCCGGGCGCTGCTCCTGGGGCGCTGGACCGCGGCCGTCGCCTGGTCCTCCCCGCTCGTCCTGGTCAAGGAGGACATGGGGCTCACCGTCGCCATGGTCGGCGCGGTGCTCTTCGTACGGGGCCAGAAGCGGCTCGGCGCCGCGCTCGCCGCCTTCGGCGCCGCCTTCTTCGCCCTGACGGTCCTGGTCCTGATCCCGGCCGCGAGCCGGGTCGGCCAGTACGACTACTGGGCCAAGATCGAGAAGTCGAGCGAGGGCGCGGACGTCTCCCTCGTGGACGCCGTGCTGACCTCGCTCGGCTCCGGTGTGAAGTGGGAGATGCTCTTCTTCCTCGTCGGCATCACCGGCTTCCTCGCGCTGCGCTCTCCGCTGATGCTCCTCGTGCTGCCGACGCTCGGCTGGCGCTTCCTCTCCCAGGACCCGAACCACTGGGGGATGATCTGGCACTACAGCGCCATCCTGATGCCGGTCGTCTTCCTGGCCCTGGTCGACGCGGTCCGTACCGTCCGCACCTCACCCCGGCCCTGGCTCGTCTCGTACGGGAAGGTCGTCGTCCCGGTCGTCACGGCGGTCGCGATCGTGATCGCCCTGGACCTGCCGCTTCGGGAGCTGCTGCGCTCGGAGACGTACCGTACGGACGCCCGGACCCTGGAGGCCCGCAAGGCGGTGGACGCGGTGCCCGAGGGGGCGAGCGTGGAGACCAATGTGACGCTCATGGCCCATCTCACGGCGGACCACAAGGTCTACTGGGTCGGCGGGGCGAAGGGCGTCAGCCCCGACTACCTCGCGCTCGACCTCGGCTCGGGCTGGTCCCAGCCGGTGACGGACCCGGTCGGCCTCGCCTCCCAGCTGCACCCGGAGGCGCGGTACGCGGTCTCGTTCCAGGCGGGGCAGTTCGTGGTGCTCAAGCGGACCTGA
- a CDS encoding ArsR/SmtB family transcription factor, with protein MLRVHFSDADLGRTRVAAAPDPLWEIATSLHRLQTRTGRWAYAGWYRTVRTRLREHGLERALRTVLLPLFPRAAYFPDFLTPAQSAEGFDAGLDAIVAAPPWRIRYEMATLDRVVGAPSWAPRLAETQTRHELVRVLRAYYEVAVTPYREQIQVRIDAERSARARGILDGGVEGMLDGLGPAMRWRRPVLHVEYPTKDRDLLLNGRGLTLVPSYFSWRTPNSLADPALPPVLCYPVLREPAAPPPGIGIGTGIGSEAGHSAAPLASLLGRARAAALLAVAGGATTGEIARAVGVSASAASRHATALRDAGLITTSRHAASVLHTLTPVGASVLRAGTRAAQP; from the coding sequence ATGCTCCGCGTCCATTTCAGCGACGCCGACCTGGGCAGGACACGGGTGGCCGCCGCACCGGATCCGCTCTGGGAGATCGCCACCAGCCTGCACCGGCTCCAGACCCGGACCGGCCGCTGGGCCTACGCGGGCTGGTACCGAACCGTCCGCACCCGTCTGCGGGAGCACGGCCTCGAACGCGCCCTGCGCACCGTGCTGTTACCGCTCTTCCCGCGCGCCGCCTACTTCCCGGACTTCCTGACCCCGGCCCAGTCGGCCGAGGGCTTCGACGCCGGTCTCGACGCGATCGTGGCGGCCCCGCCGTGGCGGATCCGGTACGAGATGGCCACCCTCGACCGCGTGGTCGGGGCTCCCTCGTGGGCCCCACGCCTGGCCGAGACCCAGACCCGCCACGAACTCGTACGGGTGCTGCGCGCCTACTACGAGGTCGCCGTCACCCCGTACCGCGAACAGATCCAGGTCCGGATCGACGCCGAACGGTCCGCGCGCGCCCGCGGGATCCTGGACGGCGGTGTCGAGGGCATGCTGGACGGCCTCGGCCCCGCGATGCGCTGGCGACGGCCCGTCCTGCACGTCGAGTACCCGACGAAGGACCGCGATCTGCTGCTGAACGGCCGGGGCCTCACCCTGGTCCCGTCCTATTTCTCCTGGCGTACGCCGAACAGTCTCGCCGACCCCGCGCTGCCACCGGTCCTCTGCTATCCGGTGCTGCGCGAACCGGCCGCCCCGCCACCGGGCATCGGCATCGGCACCGGCATCGGAAGCGAGGCCGGCCACTCGGCCGCCCCGCTGGCCTCCCTCCTGGGCCGGGCCCGTGCCGCCGCCCTGCTGGCTGTGGCCGGCGGTGCCACGACCGGTGAGATCGCCCGGGCCGTGGGGGTCTCCGCGTCCGCCGCGAGCAGACACGCCACCGCGCTGCGCGACGCGGGACTGATCACCACCAGCCGGCACGCCGCGAGCGTGCTGCACACCCTCACACCGGTCGGCGCCTCCGTGCTCCGGGCCGGTACGCGAGCGGCGCAGCCCTGA
- a CDS encoding peptidoglycan-binding domain-containing protein, which translates to MRIKLGATLGTAALLLTGLGAMAPTAAAADLGAAATWCTTTRVIEKTSTTYIRLPATSSGITCEMAEGSNGTHVRALQNALNHCYSAGISSDGSFGPATESALKAAQRAAGVTADGIYGPNTRDAIKWPRFSDSTHRFTGYCAKR; encoded by the coding sequence ATGAGGATCAAGCTCGGGGCGACGCTCGGTACCGCCGCGCTCCTGCTCACCGGCCTGGGCGCCATGGCCCCGACCGCCGCCGCGGCGGACCTCGGCGCCGCCGCCACCTGGTGCACCACGACGCGGGTGATCGAGAAGACGTCGACCACCTACATCCGGCTGCCCGCCACCAGCAGCGGCATCACCTGCGAGATGGCCGAGGGATCCAACGGCACACACGTCCGGGCCCTGCAGAACGCCCTGAACCACTGCTACAGCGCGGGCATCTCCTCGGACGGGAGCTTCGGGCCGGCGACGGAATCCGCACTCAAGGCGGCGCAGCGCGCGGCGGGTGTCACGGCGGACGGCATCTACGGGCCGAACACCCGTGACGCGATCAAGTGGCCCCGGTTCTCCGACAGCACCCATCGCTTCACCGGCTACTGCGCGAAGCGCTGA
- the purH gene encoding bifunctional phosphoribosylaminoimidazolecarboxamide formyltransferase/IMP cyclohydrolase codes for MTAEGTKRPIRRALVSVYDKTGLEELARGLHEAGVVLVSTGSTASKIAAAGVPVTKVEELTGFPECLDGRVKTLHPRVHAGILADLRLEDHRNQLAELGVEPFDLVIVNLYPFKETVASGATPDECVEQIDIGGPSMVRAAAKNHPSVAVVTSPARYAAVLAAAKDGGFDLTARKRLAAEAFQHTAAYDVAVASWFTDSYAADEDAELPEFLGKTWERKSSLRYGENPHQSAALYTDGLRGGLANAEQLHGKEMSFNNYVDTEAARRAAFDHDEPCVAIIKHANPCGIALGEDVAEAHRKAHACDPLSAFGGVIAVNRPVSVAMAEQVAEIFTEVIAAPDFEDGAVEILARKKNIRVLKVEGYPAAMIDDIKPISGGAVVQHLDLFQAEGDNPENWTLATGEPLSAEDLAELAFAWKACRAVKSNAILLAKDGASVGVGMGQVNRVDSAKLAVERAGEERARGAYAASDAFFPFPDGLEILTEAGVKAVVQPGGSVRDEQVVEAAKKAGVTMYFTGTRHFFH; via the coding sequence GTGACCGCCGAAGGTACGAAGCGCCCCATCCGCCGCGCACTCGTCAGCGTCTACGACAAGACCGGCCTTGAGGAGCTGGCCCGCGGCCTGCACGAGGCGGGTGTCGTCCTCGTCTCCACCGGCTCCACCGCCTCCAAGATCGCCGCGGCCGGCGTCCCGGTCACCAAGGTCGAGGAGCTCACCGGCTTCCCCGAGTGCCTGGACGGCCGCGTCAAGACGCTCCACCCGCGCGTGCACGCCGGCATCCTCGCCGACCTGCGCCTGGAGGATCACCGGAACCAGCTCGCCGAGCTGGGCGTCGAGCCCTTCGACCTGGTGATCGTGAACCTGTACCCGTTCAAGGAGACCGTCGCCTCCGGCGCGACCCCGGACGAGTGCGTCGAGCAGATCGACATCGGCGGCCCGTCGATGGTCCGCGCGGCCGCCAAGAACCACCCCTCCGTCGCGGTCGTCACCAGCCCGGCGCGCTACGCGGCCGTCCTCGCGGCGGCCAAGGACGGCGGCTTCGACCTCACCGCGCGCAAGCGCCTGGCGGCGGAGGCCTTCCAGCACACCGCCGCGTACGACGTCGCCGTCGCCTCGTGGTTCACCGACAGCTACGCGGCCGACGAGGACGCGGAGCTGCCGGAGTTCCTCGGCAAGACCTGGGAGCGCAAGTCGTCCCTCCGGTACGGCGAGAACCCGCACCAGAGCGCCGCGCTCTACACGGACGGCCTGCGCGGCGGGCTCGCCAACGCCGAGCAGCTGCACGGCAAGGAGATGTCCTTCAACAACTACGTGGACACCGAGGCGGCCCGTCGCGCCGCCTTCGACCACGACGAGCCCTGCGTCGCGATCATCAAGCACGCCAACCCGTGCGGCATCGCGCTCGGCGAGGACGTCGCCGAGGCACACCGCAAGGCGCACGCCTGCGACCCGCTGTCCGCGTTCGGCGGCGTCATCGCCGTCAACCGTCCGGTGTCGGTCGCCATGGCCGAGCAGGTCGCGGAGATCTTCACCGAGGTCATCGCCGCTCCGGACTTCGAGGACGGTGCTGTCGAGATCCTGGCCCGCAAGAAGAACATCCGCGTCCTGAAGGTCGAGGGCTACCCGGCCGCGATGATCGACGACATCAAGCCCATCTCCGGTGGCGCCGTCGTCCAGCACCTCGACCTCTTCCAGGCCGAGGGCGACAACCCGGAGAACTGGACCCTCGCGACCGGCGAGCCCCTCTCCGCCGAGGACCTGGCCGAGCTCGCCTTCGCCTGGAAGGCCTGCCGCGCGGTCAAGTCCAACGCGATCCTGCTCGCCAAGGACGGCGCCTCGGTCGGTGTCGGCATGGGGCAGGTCAACCGCGTCGACTCCGCGAAGCTCGCGGTCGAGCGGGCCGGCGAGGAGCGGGCGCGCGGTGCGTACGCCGCGTCGGACGCGTTCTTCCCGTTCCCGGACGGCCTGGAGATCCTCACGGAGGCCGGCGTCAAGGCGGTCGTGCAGCCGGGCGGATCGGTGCGCGACGAGCAGGTGGTGGAGGCCGCGAAGAAGGCGGGCGTGACGATGTACTTCACGGGCACGCGCCACTTCTTCCACTGA
- the purN gene encoding phosphoribosylglycinamide formyltransferase — protein MAAARLVVLVSGSGTNLQALLDAIAADPDGYGAEIVAVGADRDSIVGLERAERAGLPTFVCKVKDYATREEWDRALTEATAAYEPDLVVSAGFMKIVGKEFLARFGGRVVNTHPALLPSFPGAHGVRDALAYGAKVTGCTVHFVDDGVDTGPIIAQGVVEVRDEDDEAALHERIKEVERSLLVEVVGRLARHGYRIEGRKVTIP, from the coding sequence GTGGCCGCCGCCCGCCTCGTCGTCCTGGTCTCCGGCTCCGGCACCAACCTCCAGGCCCTGCTCGACGCCATCGCCGCCGACCCCGACGGCTACGGCGCCGAGATCGTCGCCGTCGGCGCCGACCGCGACTCCATCGTCGGCCTCGAGCGCGCCGAGCGCGCCGGACTGCCCACCTTCGTGTGCAAGGTGAAGGACTACGCGACCCGCGAGGAGTGGGACCGCGCCCTGACCGAGGCCACCGCCGCCTACGAGCCCGACCTCGTCGTCTCGGCCGGCTTCATGAAGATCGTCGGCAAGGAGTTCCTCGCCCGCTTCGGTGGCCGGGTCGTCAACACCCACCCGGCGCTGCTCCCCAGTTTTCCCGGTGCCCATGGAGTGCGGGACGCACTCGCGTACGGCGCGAAGGTCACCGGATGCACCGTCCACTTCGTCGACGACGGCGTCGACACCGGCCCGATCATCGCCCAGGGCGTGGTCGAGGTCCGGGACGAGGACGATGAAGCCGCTCTCCATGAGCGCATCAAGGAAGTCGAGCGCTCGCTGCTCGTCGAGGTCGTGGGGCGTCTGGCCCGGCACGGCTACCGCATTGAGGGACGAAAGGTAACAATCCCGTGA
- a CDS encoding cell division protein PerM: protein MTHLTEQSALPTADPLVQGGRSAALATAFVRGGVAAGLGLGALAVLVTAAWISSPYPDSGPGGALHTAAGLWLLAHGVDLIRTETLSGVPAPLGIAPLLLMALPTWLAHRAARDTLESYAEETARPRPSAGGAVAAVAGGYLLVAAGVVLYAASGPFPADLLTAGLWLPAVVVGAAGLGVWTASGRPLPEQEQAAVALRAAGPALVALLGGGAVLFGASLVWHAGAAQESFDSLTGEWSGRVSVLLLALALVPNAAVWGASYGLGPGFALGTGASATPLGLTGAAAVPPFPVLAALPGEGRGMWLHWTAATIPLVAALVLGAYVGRSARMWTGRETALTAVTCAWVCGAAVALLAAAAGGPLGSGRLSAFGPVWWQAGAAAVLWCAALGVPVALGVRAWARRGLKPEAGTSAPAPAPARADEAGPLATVPPAPGFEPFAEEDDDEAGFEPYDFLPAAWEPTLPPPPPPLPPAPAPAQAPAQAPASAQGPAPAPSPAPEPETGTPAEGD from the coding sequence GTGACCCACCTGACCGAGCAGAGCGCCTTGCCGACGGCCGATCCGCTGGTCCAGGGCGGCCGTTCCGCCGCGCTGGCCACCGCCTTCGTGCGCGGCGGGGTCGCGGCGGGGCTCGGGCTCGGCGCGCTGGCGGTGCTGGTGACGGCGGCGTGGATCAGTTCGCCGTACCCCGACAGCGGGCCGGGCGGGGCCCTGCACACGGCCGCCGGGCTGTGGCTGCTCGCCCATGGCGTGGATCTGATCCGCACGGAGACCCTCTCCGGGGTGCCCGCGCCCCTCGGGATCGCCCCGCTGCTGCTCATGGCCCTGCCGACGTGGCTGGCGCATCGGGCGGCCAGGGACACGCTGGAGTCGTACGCCGAGGAGACAGCCCGGCCGAGGCCCTCCGCGGGCGGGGCGGTGGCCGCGGTGGCGGGGGGATATCTGCTGGTCGCGGCCGGTGTCGTGCTCTACGCGGCGAGCGGTCCGTTCCCCGCGGACCTGCTGACGGCCGGGCTGTGGCTGCCGGCCGTGGTGGTCGGCGCGGCGGGTCTGGGCGTCTGGACGGCGAGCGGGCGGCCACTGCCGGAACAGGAGCAGGCGGCCGTCGCTCTACGCGCGGCCGGACCGGCGCTCGTGGCCCTGCTCGGCGGCGGGGCGGTCCTCTTCGGCGCCTCGCTGGTCTGGCACGCCGGCGCGGCCCAGGAGTCGTTCGACTCGCTCACGGGTGAGTGGTCGGGGCGGGTCTCGGTCCTGCTCCTGGCCCTCGCGCTGGTGCCGAACGCGGCGGTGTGGGGTGCGTCGTACGGACTCGGCCCCGGATTCGCGCTCGGTACGGGTGCTTCGGCGACGCCGCTGGGCCTCACCGGCGCCGCGGCCGTCCCGCCCTTCCCGGTCCTGGCCGCCCTGCCCGGCGAGGGCCGCGGCATGTGGCTGCACTGGACCGCCGCCACGATCCCGCTGGTCGCGGCGCTGGTCCTGGGCGCGTACGTGGGGCGGTCGGCGCGGATGTGGACGGGCCGGGAGACGGCGCTGACGGCCGTGACCTGCGCCTGGGTGTGCGGGGCGGCGGTGGCGCTCCTCGCGGCGGCCGCGGGCGGGCCGCTCGGGTCGGGCCGGCTGTCGGCGTTCGGCCCGGTGTGGTGGCAGGCGGGGGCGGCGGCGGTGTTGTGGTGCGCGGCGCTGGGGGTGCCGGTGGCGCTGGGGGTACGGGCCTGGGCGCGGCGCGGCCTGAAGCCGGAGGCCGGGACATCGGCCCCCGCCCCGGCGCCCGCCCGCGCGGACGAGGCCGGGCCGCTCGCCACCGTCCCCCCGGCGCCCGGGTTCGAGCCGTTCGCCGAGGAGGACGACGACGAGGCCGGGTTCGAGCCGTACGACTTCCTCCCGGCGGCCTGGGAACCGACCCTGCCGCCCCCGCCGCCGCCCCTTCCTCCGGCCCCGGCCCCGGCCCAGGCACCGGCCCAGGCACCGGCCTCGGCCCAGGGCCCGGCCCCGGCACCGTCGCCTGCGCCGGAGCCGGAGACCGGGACCCCGGCCGAAGGCGACTGA
- a CDS encoding helix-turn-helix domain-containing protein, with amino-acid sequence MSPTSRGSADSASAVALPSPKERRRLREAMALSEEDVAEAIGVTRATVRSWETGRTDPRGRKREAYAKLLRSYEDELTPSATAPAPSPAAPEPPTHVKPVKLTKPAASAAPAAPPAHTRPRAAAKRAAKPPNAPAPASPGPKASRPVRAGAPAAQQPPERLKPEAPAATPGAPEAPGATASQPPTRSSLTPEEAFDALYAYAAPGLVHQTYLLTGRRRLSRESVEHAFHHAWQRWPEVAVDADPVGWVRAAAYEYALSPWHRLRRTHKHPDAPPTEAGRRDLLAALLELPPPYRRTVLLYDGLGLDLPETAAETEASTPAAANRLLHARTVIGQRVPELADPDALQRRLSALVAEAPTATLPAARSVRTGSERRIRLWTRTTLGVTAALIAVTALTAATAPTQYIPVNAPGETVDGVPVRGGPQKLTPQDRQLRDQLRSQPHSGPERLIPDAR; translated from the coding sequence ATGAGTCCGACGAGTCGGGGAAGCGCCGATTCGGCATCCGCCGTCGCACTGCCGTCCCCCAAGGAGCGACGCAGACTGCGCGAGGCCATGGCTCTGAGCGAGGAAGATGTGGCCGAGGCGATCGGCGTCACGCGGGCCACCGTCCGGTCCTGGGAGACCGGCCGCACCGATCCACGGGGGCGCAAGCGGGAGGCGTACGCGAAGCTCCTGCGGTCGTACGAGGACGAGCTCACGCCCTCCGCCACGGCGCCCGCGCCGTCCCCCGCGGCGCCCGAGCCCCCGACGCACGTCAAGCCCGTGAAGCTCACCAAGCCCGCCGCGTCCGCTGCGCCCGCCGCGCCCCCCGCGCACACGCGGCCCCGGGCCGCGGCCAAGCGCGCCGCGAAGCCGCCGAACGCCCCCGCGCCGGCCTCCCCCGGCCCGAAGGCCTCCCGGCCGGTCCGGGCAGGTGCCCCGGCCGCCCAGCAGCCCCCGGAGCGTCTGAAACCCGAGGCGCCGGCCGCGACACCCGGGGCACCCGAGGCACCGGGAGCCACGGCCTCCCAGCCCCCGACGAGGTCCTCCCTCACCCCCGAGGAGGCCTTCGACGCGCTGTACGCCTACGCCGCCCCCGGTCTCGTCCACCAGACGTACCTGCTCACCGGCCGCCGGCGCCTCTCCCGGGAGTCCGTCGAGCACGCCTTCCACCACGCCTGGCAGCGCTGGCCCGAGGTCGCGGTCGACGCGGACCCGGTGGGCTGGGTGCGGGCGGCGGCGTACGAGTACGCGCTCTCCCCCTGGCACCGGCTGCGCCGCACCCACAAGCACCCGGACGCCCCGCCCACCGAGGCCGGGCGGCGGGACCTGCTCGCGGCCCTGCTCGAACTGCCGCCCCCGTACCGCCGTACCGTCCTGCTCTACGACGGGCTCGGCCTCGACCTGCCCGAGACGGCCGCCGAGACCGAGGCGAGCACCCCCGCAGCCGCCAACCGGCTGCTGCACGCCCGTACGGTCATCGGGCAGCGCGTGCCCGAGCTCGCCGACCCGGACGCCCTGCAACGGCGGCTCAGCGCGCTCGTCGCGGAGGCGCCCACGGCGACCCTGCCCGCGGCGCGGAGCGTACGGACGGGCAGCGAGCGGCGCATCAGGCTGTGGACGCGTACGACGCTCGGCGTGACCGCGGCGCTCATCGCGGTCACCGCGCTCACGGCGGCGACCGCGCCCACCCAGTACATCCCGGTGAACGCCCCCGGCGAGACGGTCGACGGCGTCCCCGTCCGCGGGGGCCCGCAGAAGCTCACCCCGCAGGACAGGCAGCTGCGCGACCAGCTCCGCTCCCAGCCGCACTCCGGCCCGGAGCGGCTGATCCCGGACGCGCGTTAG
- the sucD gene encoding succinate--CoA ligase subunit alpha: MAIFLTKDSKVIVQGMTGATGMKHTKLMLGDGTNIVGGVNPRKAGTSVDFDGTEVPVFGSVAEAMEKTGADVSVLFVPPAFAKAAVVEAIDAEIPLAVVITEGIAVHDSAAFWAYAQAKGNKTRIIGPNCPGLITPGQSNAGIIPGDITKPGRIGLVSKSGTLTYQMMYELRDIGFSSAVGIGGDPVIGTTHIDALAAFEADPDTDLIVMIGEIGGDAEERAADFIAKNVTKPVVGYVAGFTAPEGKTMGHAGAIVSGSSGTAAAKKEALEAAGVKVGKTPTETAKLARAILAG; the protein is encoded by the coding sequence ATGGCTATCTTCCTCACCAAGGACAGCAAGGTCATCGTCCAGGGCATGACCGGTGCCACGGGCATGAAGCACACCAAGCTCATGCTGGGTGACGGCACCAACATCGTCGGTGGCGTGAACCCGCGCAAGGCCGGTACGTCCGTCGACTTCGACGGCACCGAGGTCCCGGTCTTCGGCTCCGTCGCCGAGGCGATGGAGAAGACGGGCGCCGACGTCTCCGTCCTCTTCGTCCCGCCGGCCTTCGCCAAGGCCGCCGTGGTCGAGGCGATCGACGCCGAGATCCCGCTCGCCGTCGTCATCACCGAGGGCATCGCCGTCCACGACTCCGCCGCCTTCTGGGCGTACGCGCAGGCGAAGGGCAACAAGACCCGCATCATCGGCCCGAACTGCCCCGGTCTCATCACCCCGGGCCAGTCCAACGCCGGCATCATCCCGGGCGACATCACGAAGCCGGGCCGCATCGGCCTGGTCTCGAAGTCCGGCACGCTGACGTACCAGATGATGTACGAGCTCCGTGACATCGGCTTCTCGTCCGCCGTCGGCATCGGTGGCGACCCGGTCATCGGCACGACGCACATCGACGCCCTCGCGGCGTTCGAGGCCGACCCCGACACCGACCTGATCGTCATGATCGGCGAGATCGGCGGCGACGCCGAGGAGCGTGCGGCGGACTTCATCGCGAAGAACGTCACCAAGCCGGTCGTCGGCTACGTCGCGGGCTTCACCGCGCCCGAGGGCAAGACCATGGGCCACGCCGGCGCCATCGTCTCCGGCTCCTCCGGCACGGCCGCCGCGAAGAAGGAGGCCCTCGAGGCCGCCGGCGTCAAGGTCGGCAAGACGCCGACCGAGACGGCCAAGCTGGCGCGCGCGATCCTCGCGGGCTGA
- the sucC gene encoding ADP-forming succinate--CoA ligase subunit beta, translated as MDLFEYQARDLFAKHGVPVLAGEVIDTPEAAREATERLGGKSVVKAQVKVGGRGKAGGVKLAATPDEAVARATDILGMDIKGHTVHKVMIAETAPEILEEYYVSYLLDRTNRTFLAMASVAGGMDIEEVAATTPEKLAKVPVNANEGVSIEKAREIVAQAQFPAEVAEKVAEVLVTLWKTFIAEDALLVEVNPLAKVASGDILALDGKVSLDENADFRQPEHEALEDKAAANPLEAAAKAKNLNYVKLDGEVGIIGNGAGLVMSTLDVVAYAGENHGGVKPANFLDIGGGASAEVMANGLEIILGDPDVKSVFVNVFGGITACDEVANGIVQALELLASKGEEVTKPLVVRLDGNNAELGRKILSDANHPLVQRVDTMDGAADKAAELAAAK; from the coding sequence GTGGACCTGTTCGAGTACCAGGCGAGGGACCTCTTCGCCAAGCACGGTGTACCGGTGCTGGCCGGTGAAGTCATCGACACGCCTGAGGCGGCGCGCGAGGCCACCGAGCGTCTTGGCGGCAAGTCGGTCGTCAAGGCGCAGGTGAAGGTCGGCGGCCGCGGCAAGGCCGGCGGCGTGAAGCTGGCCGCCACCCCGGACGAGGCCGTCGCCCGCGCGACGGACATCCTCGGGATGGACATCAAGGGCCACACGGTCCACAAGGTGATGATCGCGGAGACCGCTCCGGAAATCCTCGAGGAGTACTACGTCTCGTACCTCCTCGACCGCACCAACCGCACCTTCCTGGCCATGGCCTCGGTCGCCGGCGGCATGGACATCGAGGAGGTCGCCGCGACGACCCCCGAGAAGCTCGCCAAGGTGCCGGTCAACGCCAACGAGGGCGTCTCCATCGAGAAGGCCCGCGAGATCGTCGCCCAGGCGCAGTTCCCGGCCGAGGTCGCCGAGAAGGTCGCCGAGGTCCTCGTGACCCTGTGGAAGACCTTCATCGCCGAGGACGCGCTCCTCGTCGAGGTCAACCCGCTCGCCAAGGTCGCCTCCGGCGACATCCTGGCCCTGGACGGCAAGGTCTCGCTCGACGAGAACGCCGACTTCCGCCAGCCCGAGCACGAGGCGCTCGAGGACAAGGCCGCAGCCAACCCGCTCGAGGCTGCCGCCAAGGCCAAGAACCTCAACTACGTCAAGCTCGACGGCGAGGTCGGCATCATCGGCAACGGCGCCGGCCTGGTCATGTCGACCCTGGACGTCGTCGCGTACGCCGGTGAGAACCACGGCGGCGTGAAGCCCGCCAACTTCCTCGACATCGGCGGCGGCGCCTCCGCCGAGGTCATGGCGAACGGCCTGGAGATCATCCTGGGCGACCCGGACGTCAAGTCCGTGTTCGTCAACGTCTTCGGTGGCATCACCGCCTGTGACGAGGTCGCCAACGGCATCGTCCAGGCCCTGGAGCTCCTCGCCTCCAAGGGCGAAGAGGTCACCAAGCCGCTGGTCGTGCGCCTCGACGGCAACAACGCGGAGCTGGGTCGCAAGATCCTGTCGGACGCGAACCACCCGCTCGTGCAGCGTGTGGACACCATGGACGGCGCGGCCGACAAGGCCGCCGAGCTCGCGGCTGCGAAGTAA